The following DNA comes from Candidatus Atribacteria bacterium ADurb.Bin276.
AACCATCCAAATAAAAGGAATGAGATAGATAATTCCAATAATGAGTAAAACCAAATTTAAGACCAACGCAGCTATCTTTAATTTGCCACGGTTCGAAATATGCAACCCTATCACTCCCTCCTACAAATCTTAGATCATTAGACCTCAGCTTCTGAGCTAAAGATTTTCAGCTGAATGATTGAAAAGATAAACAAAGTCAAGAAAAACATTACCGAGATAGCCGCTGAATAACCAAACTTAGTATATTCAAAAGCTTCTTTATAAATTAAAAGCGTAAGGACTTCGGTAGATCGGCTTGGTCCTCCGCCGGTCATAACATATTGCAAAGCAAAAGTTCCGAAAGAAAATATGGCACAGGATACAAAAACCAAAATTATAGTATTTTTTAAAAGAGGCAGAGTGATGTGTACTAATCGTCTCCAAAAACCAGCTCCATCGATTTTCGCTGCCTCATGGTAAACATCAGGAATATTTAATAATCCAGCGATAAACATGACCATATAATAACCGGTGAATTTCCAAACGTTCACCAAAACCATAGTATAGGGGGCTACCTTGGTTGATGTAAGCCAGGGAATGTTCCATCCAAATATATCCAGAAAAACTACCGACAACAATCCGGTACTTTGGAACATAAATTTCCAAACTACAGCTATTGCAACCATGGGCAGGATAACCGGGAGGAAAACCATCGATTGATATAATTGTTTGAACCAGCACAACTTGCTGGTGAAAGCCAAAGAAAGCCAAAAGGATATAAACATGAGAAGAAAGACACTAAGGAAGGTGAATTGGAGGGTGACTGAATAGGAACTCCAAAATCTTTTAGTGGTGAATAACTTAATAAAGTTTTTTAGCCCAATATAGAGTGGTGATCCGGCAAAATTCCATTCGTAAAGCGATAGGCGAAAGGCATCTAACATAGGATAAATAAGAAATAATGAGAAAAGCAGGAGGGTTGGAAGAATAAAAATATACCCTTGTTTTTGTAACCGATTATAGTAAGTAGCTTTTTGAATTCCAATGCTTTTCTTCTTCATGGGACTTCCATGCCCTCCTCAGTTATTATTGTTTAGAAATTTTTGGAGAAACCTTCATCAGGCTTATTCAAGAATATCGCTTAATTCTTCCTTCAGGGCGTTCATAGATTCTTCGTTGGACATTCCTCCGAAGACAACCCGACGTATGGCTTCTCCAACGGCATCTTGAGTTTCACTAAATTTTGGAGAAGCAAGAAGAGCGGCGCCATTCCGTCTCTCGGCATCAAAAACGTCATTATTCAGTATGTATTTATCCGCAAGTGCTGGATCCAAAGAATTTCTGGGCTGGAAATACCCATGTTCTATGAAAGCTTCCGGTTGGCTGGCAAGATGGTCAAGCCATTTCCAAGCCCATTCTTTATTTTTGCTCTGCTCGGCTACAAATACACAGTACCCATAAACCGGTCCACCGATATCTTTTCCACCTTCAAAACGAGGATAGGGTATCGGTGCCACATCTTCTCGGGCTACCGAATAACTGTCGAGGACACCCCAATACCAGCTTCCACCGGTAAGGAAGCTACTGCAAAGACCATTTCCAAACCCTTCTCTTTCATCATCAAAGAGACCGGGATTGAATATTCCATCTTTGGTGGCAAAATTGGTGAAAGTTGTTAAAGCCTCAAGAGCTTCTGGTGTATCCAAACTGTCCTTTAATCCTTGTTCGGTTGGCCAATCTAAGCCTTTTTGCTCCATAAAGCTATGGAGAACTAAAAATGGAAATACTGAAGCTTTCAGATTGATGGCAAAACCGTTTCTGACTATGACATCATTTTGACGAACCGTCATCTTACTGCAGGTATCGACAAACTCTTTCCAGGTTTTGGGTAAGTTGGCGACTGGATCTAAACCAGCTTCTTTCATGTGGCCAGTATTAATCCATGCCACATAACTACTCATTTCAAAAGGAATGCCATAATATTTCCCGTTGTAAAAACCTCCGGTTTTTTGTAATGAGCCTTCTTGCCACATCTCCAGAACTTCTTCTATGGTCTCTTTACCAAACGCCGAAGGCATTATTTCTGCACATATACCATTAGCCATGAACCAGGCTGATTGCATGTTGGGCATGGCGAAAGTGTCCATTCCTCCTCCCCCAAGGGCCGCGGTTCTGACTTTGGTAGGCATATCAGGATCGGCTATAAAAATGATTTCTATGTTGACATTGGGGTATTTTTCCATAAAGGTTTTTGCAGCACGAGCATTAATTTCATCATAAGGAGGCTGGGTCCAGTGGTAATGAACAATATTAATCTTTTCTTCTTGAGCCCATACTATTGAAATCGATATCAACAAAAACAATAAGACAAAAACTATCGTCAATTTTTTCACTTATTGTAACCCTCCTTCATTTTTTAAATTCTTACAAATTCATAAACACAAAAACTCCTTTAATAC
Coding sequences within:
- the lacF_6 gene encoding Lactose transport system permease protein LacF, which codes for MKKKSIGIQKATYYNRLQKQGYIFILPTLLLFSLFLIYPMLDAFRLSLYEWNFAGSPLYIGLKNFIKLFTTKRFWSSYSVTLQFTFLSVFLLMFISFWLSLAFTSKLCWFKQLYQSMVFLPVILPMVAIAVVWKFMFQSTGLLSVVFLDIFGWNIPWLTSTKVAPYTMVLVNVWKFTGYYMVMFIAGLLNIPDVYHEAAKIDGAGFWRRLVHITLPLLKNTIILVFVSCAIFSFGTFALQYVMTGGGPSRSTEVLTLLIYKEAFEYTKFGYSAAISVMFFLTLFIFSIIQLKIFSSEAEV
- a CDS encoding Bacterial extracellular solute-binding protein yields the protein MKKLTIVFVLLFLLISISIVWAQEEKINIVHYHWTQPPYDEINARAAKTFMEKYPNVNIEIIFIADPDMPTKVRTAALGGGGMDTFAMPNMQSAWFMANGICAEIMPSAFGKETIEEVLEMWQEGSLQKTGGFYNGKYYGIPFEMSSYVAWINTGHMKEAGLDPVANLPKTWKEFVDTCSKMTVRQNDVIVRNGFAINLKASVFPFLVLHSFMEQKGLDWPTEQGLKDSLDTPEALEALTTFTNFATKDGIFNPGLFDDEREGFGNGLCSSFLTGGSWYWGVLDSYSVAREDVAPIPYPRFEGGKDIGGPVYGYCVFVAEQSKNKEWAWKWLDHLASQPEAFIEHGYFQPRNSLDPALADKYILNNDVFDAERRNGAALLASPKFSETQDAVGEAIRRVVFGGMSNEESMNALKEELSDILE